Below is a genomic region from Sphaeramia orbicularis chromosome 6, fSphaOr1.1, whole genome shotgun sequence.
AGATGATTTCCTTTTCTGTCCCTCTTTAatattcatttctttgtgtacAGGTGAATGGCCTGATAAGAAAAGCTGGGCTCCCTCCTGCCACTGGTAACCCTGGAGAGGTCAGTCAGGTAACTCTGTGGCAGGGCTGTGAGCCTGTTAAGGTAGGGATGACCAAAATACACTCACACTCACCACCTGTTGTGCAGTTACAGTACTgcagttattttaaaaattataatATGCATCTGATAAATTGCCAAACAGCGCTTGAGATGCTTAAGGAACTGAACCAAATCTCTAAGTTTGACTTATGCattacattttttgtatttcaggATGATTTTCTGGAAGACATCAGGGTCCCATGTCCATATCACAGGACAAGACCAAGTCCTGATCTCAGCTCATACATACCTACTTTTCCTCAGACAGGTAACGGTCATATCATCAGAGTCTATTATTATGCCTGGCTTACAGAGATCTGAACTCAACATACAAGACTCCACTCTTTCTCCACTCTTAAAGAAGACCTGTGCTGCATAGGTTTGCTGTCCAATACAGTTtattgtttttcaaaatttaagTCAGATTGAGCACAGACAACACAAGAagcaaatacaataaaacaagataaataaataaaagtgattcACTGTGACCACAGAGTCATAACACTTGTCAACCACAATTGTCTGAAACAGACATGGTGTTCTGTGGggaaaaatgtgtgtattttcaaaGTGTAAGGCACTGACATCAGGGTTTGTTTTCTTCAACAGAGGATCAGAGGATGGATTTGGGACAATGTAGATGCACGTCTCAGTTGCTACACCTAAGTGCACCCCTTCCATCTCAAACAAATTATGTACCAAAGCAACACCCATACCCCCGGCAGCTCTTTGCCACCTATAAAGTCTACAGAGGTTTGTCTTTATTGTATATTTGTAACTACTAGGAGTTTGCATCTGATTCATTTTTAAGTCAAATTTCAGATGATTCAAACCTGCTTCAACCTGCTAATAAAAGTCATCACACTTTTGTCAGGGCTGCCTTCTTCAGTGACAGTACCTCACAGGTAAGAAGAAAACGAGAAATTGTATcatttttcaaataattttatcATTATAATGTAGTCTACATGTTCAGGTAAATATGGATTCAGTATgtcatttatattgttttcaGATGTCCCTCCTGTATGCTCTTCAAGATGTTTCCAAACACTGGTCCACCAATGCACCTCCTGTCAAATTTTGCCGCAGAGAAATTTAACAGTCGGCACATTTATAAGGACAGAAATATTTTACATACCTCTCAGCTCTGCTTTACACCTGAGGAATCCTCCATTAATGAGAAACAAAATGAGCATTCCAAAGAAGGTGcatttaaatgtaattatattacaATTGGTAACAACTGTATCCTGTTAGAAAATATGAGAAatagaaacttttttttcccactctttCCCCTCATTTTGCAGGTAATTTACCAAGTATGTCATTGTTGAGATGTGTACCGTTTGGAGAGCGGAGCCAAAGAGCTCTAACGCCTAGTTTCATCCCTGTGGGAGAAGAGGCAGATAGTGCTTTGTTTGTTCCTGTGCTGAAGGGCACAAAGGGACAAAGGTAAAACATTTTATCCTTATTCCTCTTTAGCACATGATCTCTTCTTTCTGATGATCACTACTGAGCAGTCTCTGATGCCGTTTTGACACTGTGCTCAACTGACAGATGCAGTTCAAAAACTGGGCATCGccctgattttcttttttaatgacaAGTAGTGTTGAATAGACTTTTGACCCTTTTGACCCTCCTTTTCAACGTCAGATTCCTCAAGGAGACCATGGACGACAAAAGGTACAATTTACCCCATGTGAGAAAATCGTCAGCACTGGGCAGACTGAATCTTCCACGTCCACAGAGTGACATCCTCCATAGACTCCAAACACCCACTAAGACTAATGACATCATACAATACTCCTCTGGAAAAGAACTGCAAAGACCTATGGGTCCAGAAGACACAATACTCTCAAGACTATCACAGTCTGGCCCACTGTAGCACACATTTTGTCATCCAGAGACCCTTGGCTctatgtcaaaaattattttTCCATGCTATTGAGTGAATTTACTCCAATCCATGATGTGAAAATAAATACTGTATGGGATACATATACTGTTTGTTACacaaatgtaatttattttactACACAAACAAATATATACAACACAGGAATAAAAACTcagcaaaatataaaaaataaatatgttgccagaaacactgaaattactgttaaatagaaaaaaatgacactgttttttttgtcaaagccTCAGGATGAGAAGCCATGACATAAGGCGCACTGCCCTGGTGGGTTCTGATGTGGCAGCAAAGGCAGGTTTTCAGAATTCAGTCAAACTGTCGCAGATGAAACTGACTCTCTGTGTGTCTGACCATATCCCTGAGTGCTACAAAACCAAAGAGGGCCTTGAAAtttgtggattaaaaaaaagatacGTTAGTGACAAAGATACGTTAgtgacaaaaaaattacaaaaggctTGAAAATATGTAATTTTAACTATGTGCAAGTATTTGTACTGCTTAATAAGTAAATGTTAGACACCAGcttttaaaacagaatttaatcatACCTGTGTGAGTACGAAAATGCCGAGAACTATGTGAACGGCCCTCTCCAGGGGTTGTATGAGAATGGCTTCATTGAAGAGTTGAAACAGGATTAATGGAAGCTGCAGCAGGATACTGAGGAGCCAAAATCCAGCCAACTCAGGGACCTGACACaaaaacagttattacaaaaataGTAACAAGTTAATAAATGTGTTTCAGGATTCTGTGTTAGTGGCTTATTCTGCACTACCATTGTTCACTGCTGTACCTTTTCTTGCAGGTTCCCAGCATAACCAAGATAGAGTCTTATGGCCTCAATCAGCGTCATCAGGATTAGAATAGTGACAATGATGAATTTATAGTAGTCTGGCAAAGCAGGATACTAGAAGTAATGACAAAGCAAAGTAGTTACATTAAATGAAAAGAAATTCATATTAATTCAGTTTACTTTTTTAGCATGAAATGTTTACACTTGCTAGGTCTAATCTTGACAAACAGTATGAACATGTGTTTCTTGAAAATATTGCACCACATGTGTCACCTTCTGTCATTGCTTTGCATACATTATCACAAGGAGGTGAAATAACATGTTTTTGTTCTAATACAAGAACAGATGAAAGTCTGGTTCTCCTGTATGGTTAGTATTTTATGCCCTATCTGTTCTTGCAGTGTTACCTTCAGGTGCAGCATTACTGTTTCACTGATCCACCATAGAGGGAAAAACCACATGTTAAAGTAGAGGGACATCTGGAGGTGGAGGCTGGACAGAACCTGtttgtctaaaaacaaaaaatccagcAGAACATTAATGCACGTGTACAGAACTACTTATTTGCGCATGTAGGTCAACAGCTGGAATAACAACGGCCCGGTATTACAGACAAATCCACTTTCACTGATGCTAGCTAAGCTAGCGTCTATGCTAATTCGTCCATAACATGAGCTGCATCTAGATAGATTTACCGTGTAGCAGAAACGTGTCATGGTCTTTGGCGAGAGACTGAGTCCGATTTTGGTCAAACAAAACATTTCGAGAAAAGTTTTCTAGACGTTTTCGAACAGTCTCCGGCAATTCCATTGTATAAAGTGGACGCTGCTATAACACAAACATCACCAAGACAAAAAACGCACCGCCCCTTCCTCATTGCACGGGCTTTCTGCGTTTCCATGGAAACCACACAAATCTCGCGTTTTACTCAAATCTCGTCGCCTCCTAAACTGTCTAAAGTTGAATGCaatacgttttttttgtttgtttttaagtaaTGTTTTACAACAGTAAAATTAGCtttaaatagctttttttttttagatgtgggTAGGACTGTCTGGAGAGAGTTTCTACAGAGGTAGGTAACTCTGCTCCCacatatttgttccaaccattcactggaccagcccattttgataactcttcatccaggtagatgggagtTAGTGGAATTATTTGAGTTAAATGAACAGGTCGAActaatacatggcaggacttttacccACCTCTGTCtaggtcaggggtcagcaaccctggtcctagagagccacttccaacacacctgattcaaatgataagcctatcatcaagctctgcagaagcctgataatgaccatcaggtgtgctggaagagggaaacatctaaaacatgcaggatagtggctctctaggaccagggttgctgacccctggtctaggtgCAACATAATTGTGAGTTGCAACAGAATATCTTGTGGTTAAACTGGTTAAAGCTGGATCTTGGTAAATGTAGTTTTCTTTGTGAAGTGACAGAGATTTACTATGAATGTTATAAAACAGTAAGTCACTCCCCTCTTGTGCTACTTTTGCTTTCACTGAAAGTGAAACTCAGAAAAAAGATGGCTGAGGGGTTTTCTGAGCTGCGTCTGTGCTGCTCCATATGCCTGGATGTCCTGAAGAACCCTGTGACTCTCCAATGTGGCCACAGCTACTGTATGGACTGTATAAATGGCTACTGGGATCAAGAAGGTCAGAAAGGTGTTTACTGTTGCCCCCAGTGTAGGTTCAGGTTCAGAACCAGACCCACCTTGAGCAAGAGCACAGTGCTGGCTGATTTAGTGGGAACATTTTCTGTGGTCCAAGAAGAGGATGGAGTCAGGTCTCAGGATGTGGAGTGTGATTTTTGCACTGAGAAAAAGCTGAAAGCAGTGAAGTCTTGCCTTGTGTGCTTGGCCTCTTTCTGTGCCACTCACCTGGAACCCCACTATGTGTCTGCTGCATTCAGAAGACACCAGCTGGTGGAAGTGTCAGCCTCCATCCAGGAGAAGATCTGCAGTCGGCATGACAAGCTGCTGGAAGTGTACTGTCGCACTGATGACCAATGCATCTGCCTGCTCTGTGTGATGGACGAACATAAAGGCCATGACACCGTCTCAGCTGCTGCAGAGAGGAAAGAAAAGCAAGTATGTGTTTAAGAAATTAGACATGGTCATATTCTGTGTCAATGCAATATTGGACCCTGTGTCAAAGTTGGTGAGTCACAATTGGatatatttaaccctcaaagacccaaatgaatctactgatctaaaaatgtttaataccagttAATCCACTAATCCGAATAACCGTTACCTTATTATTGCCCAAATTTTCTAccatttctgttttctttgtacTTCTAGTTTATTATGTACAATATGTTTGCTCTCGTATTCTATTGTTAATCttatattctatctatctatctatctatctatctatctatctatctatctatctatctatctatctatctatctatgtttgtGAACATAAACATCATTGCACTTTTATCACTAGACAGACagtaatgtgaataatctgatttTATTTGCAGAAACAATTTGATAAGAAAAAACACAGATACCAGCAGGGAATACAGGAGAAAGAGAAGCAGCTTAAGCAGCTCAAAAAGACCATCACTGGGCTGAGGGTGAATCTCTCACTTCTTTACACATACTTCACTTTCCTTACTCGTAATCATAACAGGAActgatataatgtgtgtgtgtgtgttttttttttttttttttttttatgttgctagtGTTCTGGAGATGCAGCAGTCAACCAAAATGAGAAAGTCTACAGTGAAATTGTTTCAATGGCAGATAAAAGACGTTGTGCTTTGAAGGAGCTGATCAGAGTTCAGGAAAACGCTGCCGTCAGTCGAGCCCAGGCGCTTGTGCACCAGCTGGAAAATGAGATTTCTGGGATGAGGAAGAAGGAGAATGAAATAAAGCAGCTTTCACTCTCTGAGGATCACATTCGTTTTCTGCAGGTATAATGCACACAGAAAGACAAATTCTTTATACAAActggaaaatattaacattttttttccttcttctagACCTGCCATTCTATTTTAAACTCACCTGAATCTAACATGTCCACTGATGTTAACATCCAACTACACGCAGCTTTCGACTTTGTGACAACAGCTATTTCTGATCTGAAAGGGAAATTGGAGAGTATGGTGAGGGCTCTTGAAGATATAGCTGAAACAAGTAAGAAAATAactgtattagtactttttgttGGTCAAAACTATATCAAGGTCTAAGAAATACTTGGAAGTTGCTCCCCAAATGTGATTATCATGTTTTCTATTTCCAGTTGAAATTGATCCTGATCCCACAACAAGACAGGAGTTCTCAATATGTGAGTCTTTTTTAATTCATATTAattgaaatgcttttttttttcagaagggACCCTTAACACCAATTATTGTAATTTTTCTAGATTCCTGCCACCTCAGTTTGGATCCCAACACAGCATTTGAAAACCTAATGCTTTCTGAGGGAAACAGCAAGGTAACCTGGGTTAAAAAGCCCCGTGGCTACCCATACCACCCAGATAGATTTACCAAATATGATCAGGTGTTGTGTGCTGAAAGTTTGTTTGGTGTTTGCTACTGGGAGGTTCACTGGAAAGGTCCCAGGGTTGAAGTGGCTGTGTGCTATAAAGGGGCAGAAATGGAGGAGTGTGGCTTTGGTTACACTGACAAATCCTGGTGCTTTTCCCTTTCGACCTCTGGTTGCACTTTTTGGCACAATGGAGCCAAAACCAAAATATCAGTTCCCTGCTCCTCTACAGTAGGAGTATATCTGAACCATCAAGGAGGGAACCTGTCCTTCTACAGTGTTTCTGATTCTGGTCAAATGACGCTCCTTCACAAGGTTCAGACCACTTTTTCTGAACCGCTGACCCCAGGGTTCATGGTCTCCAGAGGGTCGTCAATTGAGATAATTTCCTCAAAGTAAAAACATACACTCTCAATATTCAGTGTTATATCAATAGTACAGCACATTCTTTACAAAAATTTTACAGTAAATAGCTGCTTGATGGTCACTTCTCTTTATAAATGATATTATATCGTATCATTATCCATGTatagattaagaaaaaaaatagtaatggtGCCAATGTGAGAGATTTCATCTGTGAACTGAAACTGTTGAAACATTTAAGATCTAACAACACAAACAAGAGCTGTGCTTATACTGTAAGGTTTTCAAtgttaataaaataacaaaatattttGAAGTGTCAGTTTTTATTTGAGAGTTACATATATGTCTTTGGGTCAGCACCTCAAGATTAAAGGTGTCTTGGGAAGCAATGTAGTAATGTGataactaaggctacgttcagacagcaggtcttaatgcacaatttggattttttggtgcaatccgatttttatttttatttttttgtgtgtgtgtgtgtgcttgttcgTATTACAcaataaatgcgacttctgtcagttttgaatatgaactgaatgcgaccctgaagtgacccacatgcgcaaaagaggtcctgatataatacatgaccacgcaggtatgcactgtgtttacagacggaaatatgtttttcccactcCTTCTCCTGCTGGcctgcagaattgtgacgttttttGCATTTCAACGACATGAAGGTtgaataaatgcgacctggctgttcagactgaattTGCATTGTAAAGtttcagatacatatcagatttaggaccacatatgaaagaggcctgggtcggatttgaaacattcggatttgtgttgttcaaactgactttaacagattggattcaggtcacatatgagcaaaaacattggatttgggccacatttgcctgcagtctgaatgtggCCTAACGGACAAGTTCCCAGTTAAAGTTTTACCAAAGAAGCTTTaatgagatcttttttttttttgcagcaaataaatattttcatttttcttttataagAGTATTTATAGGTTTGGTCTGCAGAAGAAAAGATACAAATGTTTGTATAAAACATGATAAAGGGTGAAAATTGAGACCCATTATAGTCAAGGAAGAAAATGGATTTTATACACAGTAAACATGCTGTGTAAGGGCATAACATGACTTAAATTATCCTTAACCATAAATACAACATATCTAAACCACTTCCCCTAACCTTAATAATGTAATAATCTACTGTAAATTCTGCAGATCTGACCAGAACTTTGTGTCTTGTACAGATTTACTATGACAACTTATATTACTGTTGAAATAACCACTTAGATGTAATGCTTAAATCTTCCAGTGGGGTTGTGGACTTTGTTTTCCGGTGTTGAAACACTAGACAAGTCAGTGAGTGCCTTCCCACTGACAACAAGCCACTCCTATTTCTTGGAAAATGAAACTGTCAGTTTGAGGAAGAGAAAATGGCTCTCAATAAGGATTTATTCGACTGCTCCATTTGTTTACAGTTATTTGAAGATCCTGTGACGATTGCCTGTGGACATAGTTACTGTATGAGATGTATTAATAACTTCTGGGATGTAAATAGTAAGGGGCAGAACACTTTCAGCTGTCCTCAGTGCAGGCAGATTTTCTCCCCTAGGCCTTGTCTGAAGAGGAACACACTTCTTGCTGACCTTTTGGAGGAACACAAGAGAACACCCTCCCCAAGTGACACCTGTGATGGACCTGAGGACGTACAATGTGATGTTTGTACAGTGAACAAACAAAAAGCTTCTAAGTTCTGTCTCAACTGTTTGGCCTCTTACTGTGAGACTCATCTGAAGCCACACTTTGAGGTCCCGCCTCTCAAAAAGCACAAGCTGGTTCAGGCCTCTACACGGATCAAGGAGAGCATCTGTGGTCATCATGACAAGCTTCTGGAGATTTACTGCCGCACTGATCAGCAGTTCATATGCCTTGTGTGTGCCGTGGAGGAACACAAAAACCATGAAACTGTGGCTGTTGCAGcagaaaaatgtgaaatgcaGGTAATTGATATAAacactgtgttgaaataatttgTGTTCCATCAATTTATCTGAAAATGTGTTTCAACAGAGACAACTGGAGATGATTAAACAGGAAGTTACAGACAGACTGTTGGATTCAGAGAAGAAAATGATGGAGCTGAGAGAGGCTGCAGACTCTATAAAAGTGAGTGCCATCATTCAGCAGGGATGTTTAAGacactacagcaggggtgtcaaactgcttttagttcaggggccacattcagcacaatatgatctcaagtgggccggactggttgaataataacaatgaaaaaaatcaaattaaattataataattttaacatctacaaaaatctgaataacatgaacaattggAAACGTCTCAAGAAAaacttcaattttaacaatattatgcctcagattattagtttaccctttacacatgtgcattacagcttactacaattacaaatacacaaaacatttaataacaggcagaatattggtaaaattgcatttacttaagacatttcgggttactcacattttttgtgaaagaatagtttgatataaacattttcatgtaattttacctttttatgctaaaacaaagagaaaattggctattttcattatttataagtttaatatgagagtattttactggtctgacccacttgagatctaattggtctgtatgtagaatctaaattaaaatcattttcacatcgttgattattaatatcttcagtataatttttgcatttcacaaattcatcctacgagcTGGATTGgaccccaggctgcatgtttgacacctgtgcactacaggTACACTAGATGTTTAGTGTCATGCTCAGGGGGaggcagtaaaataaataaaagtaacaaatacATTAGACTACAACCCATTTTTGATTGCACGATGTAAAGTGAATATTAaagtaatgaattcagtatttaattACATCTtactaattaacccataaagacccagaactatattttgtggtgacttccaaataaaATTTAACCAttgctgagtgatttatcaccatttattataatattatcatctgtattttgcatttttcagtgaaaatcaggtattttcctatatttaagtcactgatcatgtagatgttcattaaagtaaatgcaaaggttatcATATCTGAACagagaaaagagggaaaaaatgacttttttagtaaaatatatcattaactaaacataaaaacagcccactgtcatttatcaaactacattggttttactgatgaatcaatattgcagaaaATGACTGTTTCTACATTTACTAAGgaacctttgaacatccaaatgggtcatatatgatgaccatgaaaggatgagaAACGCATTTTACctcgattatttacatgtattgatgggattagtagatcaacagataggaaacattttagatgagttgatgcactgaaaaaagcaaaacaatgaatcagtgtaaaaaaaaaaacttcttcaaTTGGTCCATCTAATAAAACTGAgtgaactaaataaaataaaattgagtgaaatcagttcaattttatttagTTCACTCAACTTCATTCGATGGaccaattgaagattttttttacatcgATTCAGTGTTTTGCTTTTTCAGTGTGGGTTTGGATTTTGAAGTCTAATgggagaaaataaatatttgaagcAAGGAAAACTGGCTTTGGTACATACAGGCCTCATAACCTTCCCACAAATTGGAAAAAAAGTTTACGTGTTTGACATAGTAAACTGTCTTAAAATATAAGCAAGTCTTTAAAATCCACATTTTTTGAAGAACTGAGTTGTTCACTGAATTGTAACGTTAATGATGGCTGTTGTAAATAGGCTTTATCTACTAATGTCATATCATAACAAAACAAATGTTAAATGTTTCCCCAAAGGAAACTGCAGGGGAGGTGTGTGATGAATTTGAGCGGCTGTGCCAGGAAAACATCAGTTTATATGTCCGCTCTGTGGAGAAGAAATGCTCAGACATCACAGTGAAACTTAAAAAAACAGAGACCGCTGGACTGGAGTGGACCAAACGTCACATTGAGCAGCTGAAGCAGGAAGTGTGTGAACTGAGGACGAGGGAGGAAAAACTCAACCAACTTTTGCAAACAGATGATTCCATCCAGTTTCTGCAGGTGATTCTACACTTTGGCACATATGTTTTTGAAATGTGCAGGATATATGGGCCAAATGATGTAATGAACTGTCCCTTTTAATGCTCACAAAACCCTTTTTTATGTTTGTACAGGGTTTCTGGGCTCTTGGTGACCTTCCTGTATTTACAGATTTACATTCAAGACTCGACACACTGACAGAGTTCATCacagatcagaaatgtaaattgaaaaacatgtacaaaaaagaaaaggatgaaTTTCTCAGTCCTCTTGGGAGACATATGTGTAAGTATTTCTATTATTGTAGGTTTCTTACTTTTTTCTTAATGTAATGTATTTAACTACTTTTCTAATACAAATAGAGCCATTAAGTCCtaaaacatttcattttaaatACTGCATtgtaatattagaataattttCTACCTTTAGTTGGAaaatattgtttcatttttaacaGGATGA
It encodes:
- the tmem17 gene encoding transmembrane protein 17B, with amino-acid sequence MELPETVRKRLENFSRNVLFDQNRTQSLAKDHDTFLLHDKQVLSSLHLQMSLYFNMWFFPLWWISETVMLHLKYPALPDYYKFIIVTILILMTLIEAIRLYLGYAGNLQEKVPELAGFWLLSILLQLPLILFQLFNEAILIQPLERAVHIVLGIFVLTQALFGFVALRDMVRHTESQFHLRQFD
- the LOC115421137 gene encoding tripartite motif-containing protein 16-like produces the protein MAEGFSELRLCCSICLDVLKNPVTLQCGHSYCMDCINGYWDQEGQKGVYCCPQCRFRFRTRPTLSKSTVLADLVGTFSVVQEEDGVRSQDVECDFCTEKKLKAVKSCLVCLASFCATHLEPHYVSAAFRRHQLVEVSASIQEKICSRHDKLLEVYCRTDDQCICLLCVMDEHKGHDTVSAAAERKEKQKQFDKKKHRYQQGIQEKEKQLKQLKKTITGLRCSGDAAVNQNEKVYSEIVSMADKRRCALKELIRVQENAAVSRAQALVHQLENEISGMRKKENEIKQLSLSEDHIRFLQTCHSILNSPESNMSTDVNIQLHAAFDFVTTAISDLKGKLESMVRALEDIAETIEIDPDPTTRQEFSIYSCHLSLDPNTAFENLMLSEGNSKVTWVKKPRGYPYHPDRFTKYDQVLCAESLFGVCYWEVHWKGPRVEVAVCYKGAEMEECGFGYTDKSWCFSLSTSGCTFWHNGAKTKISVPCSSTVGVYLNHQGGNLSFYSVSDSGQMTLLHKVQTTFSEPLTPGFMVSRGSSIEIISSK
- the LOC115421102 gene encoding tripartite motif-containing protein 16-like, producing the protein MALNKDLFDCSICLQLFEDPVTIACGHSYCMRCINNFWDVNSKGQNTFSCPQCRQIFSPRPCLKRNTLLADLLEEHKRTPSPSDTCDGPEDVQCDVCTVNKQKASKFCLNCLASYCETHLKPHFEVPPLKKHKLVQASTRIKESICGHHDKLLEIYCRTDQQFICLVCAVEEHKNHETVAVAAEKCEMQRQLEMIKQEVTDRLLDSEKKMMELREAADSIKETAGEVCDEFERLCQENISLYVRSVEKKCSDITVKLKKTETAGLEWTKRHIEQLKQEVCELRTREEKLNQLLQTDDSIQFLQGFWALGDLPVFTDLHSRLDTLTEFITDQKCKLKNMYKKEKDEFLSPLGRHMLSSTPRNPNVVTLRTYLRSKFKNFKLEVDPNTVTTCLCLSDGNRSISWGGSDQAHPDHPDRFTFYHQALCKQGLTGDAYWEVEWDGGVVEVAVSYKSIERKGSGKNSCFGHNCQSWKILCSPTGCKFWHNNLHKTQIPPVQTCKLGVHLEYQAGVLCFYGISVSDELMLLHKTKTTFTQPLYPGFCVDFGSTLKICDMRDKPQQ